In one window of Tellurirhabdus rosea DNA:
- a CDS encoding helix-turn-helix domain-containing protein, whose product MKPQFEKIEPEFGSSFRVIHSTAPDTCWMYWHYHPEYEIVYIPRGNGRRHIGHHVSAYEDGELVFMGPNLPHLNYSHGVIGEFEEVVVQLREDFLGKDFLQSPEMAAIRRLFERSKVGVSFGGETKRRVGAQVAGLVGQPPFERMLNLLAIFQQLATSTEYTVLNAEGIHLDLNGREQERINRIYAYVDQHYTEPIDIRDVASLASMTVPAFCRYFKKMTQTTFTDFVNEFRITQARKLLTTDRSVAQVCYESGFNNLSHFNKVFRHRTGQTPGGYRRALGFKE is encoded by the coding sequence ATGAAACCTCAGTTTGAAAAAATAGAACCCGAGTTCGGCAGTTCCTTCCGGGTCATCCACAGCACCGCGCCGGACACCTGCTGGATGTACTGGCACTACCACCCTGAGTATGAAATTGTTTACATCCCGCGAGGGAACGGACGGCGGCATATCGGCCACCACGTTTCGGCCTATGAGGACGGCGAGCTGGTGTTTATGGGCCCGAACCTGCCGCATCTGAACTACAGCCACGGGGTGATCGGTGAATTTGAAGAGGTCGTTGTGCAGCTCCGGGAGGATTTTCTGGGGAAGGATTTTCTGCAAAGCCCCGAAATGGCCGCTATCCGCCGGTTGTTCGAGCGGTCGAAAGTGGGTGTTTCGTTCGGGGGCGAAACGAAACGGCGGGTCGGGGCGCAGGTAGCGGGTCTGGTCGGTCAGCCGCCGTTTGAGCGCATGCTGAACCTGCTCGCCATTTTTCAGCAACTCGCTACGTCCACGGAGTACACCGTCCTGAACGCCGAGGGCATTCACCTCGATCTGAACGGGCGCGAACAGGAGCGTATCAACCGCATTTACGCCTACGTGGACCAGCATTACACCGAACCCATCGACATCCGGGATGTAGCCTCGCTGGCGAGCATGACCGTTCCGGCGTTCTGCCGCTATTTCAAGAAAATGACCCAGACCACGTTCACCGATTTTGTGAACGAATTCCGGATTACGCAGGCCCGCAAACTGCTGACCACCGACCGCAGCGTGGCGCAGGTCTGCTACGAAAGCGGCTTCAACAACCTCTCGCACTTCAACAAGGTCTTCCGGCATCGGACGGGGCAGACACCGGGCGGCTACCGGCGGGCGCTCGGATTTAAGGAATAA
- a CDS encoding SWIM zinc finger family protein: MQPDYAYRSASVIDQTETGRALLLAHQSELEEVARVPCFFWGRLTQPYLAARCLMTVAKTVRSRFVLSSQELAALRDPIVTAGAGQVRFEGFSSCNGVYARLDVLPEGLDGEFLASGTTNVDFNEPMLNALNGVTKTENMLLSVGQQSVTVITEKAKAVERKVTLPNRWIKGLTSVQHYLADMEPAFTLTRMQAVQLFQSLPRGTVKSDLFLVQRAGKFLFSPLQTGTNIRVGGAHRLRLMEGLLPFVDGLAVYGSPDEQAAGFVLLMGPLQMVFAFSADAYRGFSGEGKALEHLTTDLPLELAYGLNGILKANETFNPSLLALEADLSFGTMDTLTAQLASIGLLGFDLVNNQHFYRRLPFKTARILSLNPRLKSARKLVADNDIQLLTNHAGYTEARVRGSGGVTHTVVLEGDRARCTCEWFTSHQGKRGLCKHVLAVKMMGE; encoded by the coding sequence ATGCAACCCGATTACGCCTACCGTTCCGCTTCCGTCATCGACCAGACCGAAACGGGGCGCGCCCTGCTCCTTGCCCACCAGAGCGAACTGGAAGAGGTGGCCCGCGTACCTTGCTTTTTCTGGGGTCGCCTCACCCAGCCGTACCTCGCGGCCCGCTGCCTGATGACGGTCGCCAAAACGGTGCGCTCCCGGTTTGTCCTCAGCAGTCAGGAACTGGCCGCCCTCCGTGACCCGATTGTCACGGCCGGGGCTGGGCAGGTCCGTTTTGAAGGCTTTTCGTCCTGCAATGGCGTCTATGCCCGCCTCGACGTGCTGCCGGAAGGCCTTGACGGCGAGTTTCTGGCCAGTGGCACGACCAATGTAGACTTCAACGAGCCGATGCTCAACGCCCTCAATGGCGTGACAAAAACCGAAAACATGCTGCTGTCGGTCGGGCAGCAGTCCGTGACGGTCATAACCGAAAAAGCGAAGGCCGTGGAGCGGAAAGTGACCCTGCCGAACCGCTGGATCAAGGGCCTGACGAGCGTGCAGCACTATCTCGCCGACATGGAACCGGCCTTTACCCTGACGCGGATGCAGGCGGTGCAGCTGTTCCAGAGTCTGCCCAGAGGCACCGTCAAAAGCGATCTGTTTCTGGTGCAGCGGGCCGGGAAGTTCCTGTTTTCGCCCCTGCAAACGGGCACGAATATCCGGGTCGGCGGGGCGCACCGGCTGCGGCTGATGGAGGGGCTGCTGCCGTTCGTGGACGGACTGGCGGTGTATGGCAGTCCCGACGAGCAGGCGGCGGGCTTCGTGCTGCTGATGGGGCCGCTGCAAATGGTGTTTGCGTTTTCGGCCGATGCCTACCGGGGCTTTTCGGGCGAAGGCAAGGCCCTCGAACACCTGACCACCGACCTGCCGCTCGAACTCGCTTATGGCCTCAACGGCATTCTAAAGGCCAACGAAACCTTCAATCCCAGTCTGCTGGCGCTGGAGGCCGACCTGTCGTTTGGCACGATGGACACGCTGACGGCCCAACTGGCGAGCATCGGGCTGCTGGGTTTCGATCTGGTCAACAACCAGCACTTTTACCGCCGTCTGCCGTTCAAAACCGCCCGCATTCTGAGCCTGAACCCGCGTCTGAAGTCTGCCCGCAAGCTGGTGGCCGACAACGATATTCAACTGTTAACCAACCATGCCGGTTATACCGAAGCCCGGGTTCGCGGATCGGGCGGCGTAACGCATACGGTCGTTCTGGAAGGGGACCGCGCCCGCTGCACCTGCGAGTGGTTTACCAGTCATCAGGGCAAACGGGGCCTGTGCAAGCACGTGCTGGCGGTGAAGATGATGGGTGAATGA
- a CDS encoding NAD(P)-binding domain-containing protein: MISPIATLIVGAGPFGLGLASYLQRRRHDYRLVGKPLEFWERHMPRGMLLRSSANWYLDPDHEWTIERFFAQHHPDRAPAEPISREQYLAYMSWFMQQSEIGAQPHYVRHLTRNGTAFTAELENGETIRARNVVLATGFRDFACYPAGLVARLPEGRYQHTCDAVNLDLYRGKRVLLIGGRQSAFETAALLCEAEAAHVHLSYRHDTPRFVEADWSWVETIVEQMASHPAWFRELTPEQQEAYRHKLWAEGRLKLEPWLESRICRDEVTLHPRTEVASVTRKPDDSLLVTLTDEETFVVDDIILATGYQVDIKRLPFLSEALQEAVAVRNGFPLLDVHFQSTVPGLYFSSFPAGQSFGPFFGFTVAVRTAAKLIGEAVC, from the coding sequence ATGATCTCTCCAATCGCTACGCTCATCGTCGGGGCCGGCCCCTTTGGCCTCGGACTGGCTTCCTATTTGCAACGCCGCCGCCACGATTACCGCCTTGTCGGCAAGCCGCTGGAGTTCTGGGAGCGCCATATGCCTAGGGGCATGCTGCTGCGCTCAAGCGCAAACTGGTATCTTGACCCAGATCACGAGTGGACGATTGAACGCTTTTTTGCCCAGCATCATCCGGACCGGGCACCCGCTGAGCCGATTTCCCGGGAGCAGTATCTGGCGTACATGAGCTGGTTTATGCAGCAGTCGGAAATTGGTGCGCAACCGCACTACGTTCGCCATTTGACGCGCAACGGCACCGCCTTTACGGCCGAACTGGAAAACGGAGAAACGATTCGGGCCAGGAACGTGGTGCTGGCAACGGGCTTTCGGGATTTTGCCTGTTACCCGGCGGGTTTGGTGGCCCGACTCCCCGAAGGCCGTTACCAACACACCTGCGACGCCGTAAACCTGGACCTGTACCGGGGAAAACGGGTACTGCTGATCGGCGGTCGCCAGAGCGCCTTTGAAACGGCGGCCCTGCTTTGCGAGGCGGAGGCCGCTCACGTACACCTGAGCTACCGCCACGATACGCCCCGGTTTGTGGAAGCGGACTGGTCGTGGGTGGAAACCATCGTGGAGCAGATGGCCAGCCATCCTGCCTGGTTCCGCGAACTGACCCCGGAGCAGCAGGAAGCCTACCGGCATAAACTCTGGGCGGAGGGCCGTCTGAAGCTAGAACCCTGGCTGGAAAGCCGGATTTGCCGGGACGAAGTCACGCTGCACCCGCGCACGGAGGTCGCCTCGGTTACCCGGAAGCCGGACGATTCCCTGCTGGTGACGCTTACCGACGAAGAGACGTTTGTCGTCGATGACATTATTCTGGCGACGGGCTATCAGGTGGACATTAAGCGATTGCCTTTTCTGTCCGAGGCACTGCAGGAGGCCGTAGCGGTACGGAACGGTTTTCCGCTGCTGGACGTACATTTTCAAAGCACCGTGCCCGGTTTATACTTTAGCAGTTTCCCGGCGGGACAATCGTTTGGGCCCTTCTTCGGCTTTACCGTCGCGGTGCGAACGGCGGCGAAGCTGATTGGCGAAGCGGTTTGCTGA
- a CDS encoding DUF4279 domain-containing protein, which yields METEAGTSVYLSVGIKNQIDNELALTPDKIYKDFKIYGIDIDEPDNIENKISKLLDYLEPHKMPVSEISKANSVIINIQYFGYYDQMWGLHLDPITMRRIIELGAELDLDIYAEGKELY from the coding sequence GTGGAAACAGAAGCGGGAACTTCCGTATATCTTTCCGTAGGCATCAAAAATCAAATAGACAACGAATTAGCATTAACGCCAGACAAGATATATAAGGACTTTAAAATATATGGTATTGACATTGACGAACCAGACAATATAGAAAATAAAATAAGCAAACTCTTGGATTATCTTGAACCACACAAAATGCCAGTCAGTGAAATTTCAAAAGCTAATTCAGTAATAATAAATATTCAATACTTCGGCTATTATGACCAAATGTGGGGACTGCATCTTGATCCAATTACCATGAGAAGAATTATTGAACTAGGCGCAGAATTGGATTTAGACATTTATGCTGAAGGAAAAGAGCTTTATTGA
- a CDS encoding DUF6493 family protein produces MSRYFTFTDDKSAKFWQIDTADTSFTVTYGRLGTTGQRLTKSFDTPERCQREADKLIREKTGKGYVEVVDGVALPVAARKPEKQADPDELEAVLARYDALIRKTQTESLLPFLQNVDRRHHEALRKKTKQAERYWCDYVELKPEERKFTDIITGSDWGRRGSEQQQALIHLSQLAVYRREDVRNNLTIYQLLVNDKQTALVRQALDLFRPAWLTDYLLNLARQGSQVIEYQRYRELETANLVDFEPELAAHSLGTMSTGSEKQFHAYLDFLTTDQTVLERDLTHLFDYEVSVHSCGWYIQIPWTWKGERRLLWPLVFTRLLSDGKLDRLWFLERCLSVQTKDWNTNLRAFWRQQIEQSQPTTAEWLELQPALFPLLAAPHPHVVNWAAGVVKTVAAEPGFQATDLLEWAAPVMMRADCKVALKTLLGIFDKLAKSSPDLRPAISGLLADVFALNDLPLQTKAAALLLKYGNPQDGELTDKLKLYTPQMLGTVAAELRAFLTPESPEPVAPVTYAYAPPKPVRRLLPENEVKLAETWNDFLFLMGRFFTTDAPLDFELILNTLLQLPAERPEAYREDLKVYETNLRKTFFPSVTKQLMKEYLLHWLSTSQTPFNSSVNAYLYSFRALGHRLQHLDKKIVNGSTLPLLSLPTHAPCWIRPRTLLERLLDYQNALETVNPLDFALAITRLVREEVEDALPLCERLNNELQALMRYCLGQLTDIPLPTSTLGQRLLAAFQRANPLSDLQAIWAVAARTFDQDGRFAVFSNTDFANSPFVQAPFIPVYRHQTSTTSWQNTVYTHHVLQVEMPQHSRFNAALLYSNDLTGSQHNSYYANLPLVDIFYWHSLIPHQPEPLFTFIAKIGAVNASEEAPVLAATLRLMILPGFQFREMSGLVLACGLLAKQKETTALGAEVLIHHFEQQTLDAYRLGDRLGWLLAGNYAPVQRLVDALALVKDVSPRHNKALLITLEALLGHFAALADLPKNTKKLLELYFDLLVKLAESPSSETAALLRNWQSAGAVKKVCTDILRRLATE; encoded by the coding sequence ATGTCTCGCTATTTTACCTTCACCGACGACAAATCCGCCAAATTCTGGCAGATCGACACGGCGGACACGTCTTTCACCGTCACCTACGGCCGCCTCGGCACGACCGGGCAACGTCTGACCAAATCCTTCGATACACCCGAACGCTGCCAGCGGGAAGCCGACAAGCTTATCCGCGAAAAAACCGGCAAAGGCTACGTGGAAGTGGTGGACGGCGTGGCCTTGCCCGTCGCTGCCCGAAAACCGGAAAAGCAGGCCGACCCGGATGAACTGGAAGCGGTGCTGGCGCGGTATGACGCCCTGATTCGGAAAACGCAGACGGAGAGTCTGCTGCCTTTTTTGCAGAACGTAGACAGACGACATCACGAAGCCCTGCGCAAAAAAACCAAACAGGCAGAACGGTACTGGTGTGATTATGTCGAGTTAAAACCTGAGGAGCGTAAATTTACCGATATCATCACGGGGTCGGACTGGGGAAGACGGGGGTCGGAGCAGCAGCAAGCGCTTATTCATCTTTCGCAGTTAGCGGTTTACCGCCGGGAAGATGTCCGAAACAACTTGACGATCTACCAGCTTCTGGTCAACGATAAGCAGACCGCGCTTGTCCGTCAGGCTTTGGATCTGTTCCGACCTGCCTGGCTGACCGACTATCTGCTGAATCTGGCGCGTCAAGGTTCGCAGGTTATTGAATACCAACGTTATCGAGAACTGGAGACGGCTAATCTGGTCGATTTCGAGCCGGAGTTGGCGGCGCATTCGCTGGGCACAATGTCCACCGGGAGCGAAAAGCAGTTTCACGCCTACCTTGACTTTTTGACCACCGATCAAACCGTCCTTGAACGGGACCTTACCCACCTGTTCGACTATGAGGTCAGCGTACACTCCTGCGGCTGGTATATCCAAATTCCCTGGACCTGGAAAGGAGAAAGACGGCTTCTCTGGCCCCTCGTCTTCACCCGCCTCCTCTCCGACGGTAAGCTCGACCGCCTCTGGTTTCTGGAGCGCTGCCTGAGCGTACAGACCAAGGATTGGAACACTAATCTGCGGGCCTTCTGGCGACAACAGATTGAGCAATCCCAGCCGACAACGGCCGAATGGCTGGAACTGCAACCGGCGCTGTTTCCGCTGCTGGCGGCCCCGCATCCGCACGTGGTCAACTGGGCGGCGGGCGTAGTGAAGACGGTGGCCGCCGAACCCGGCTTTCAGGCCACCGACCTGCTGGAGTGGGCCGCGCCCGTAATGATGCGCGCCGACTGCAAAGTGGCGCTGAAAACCCTGCTCGGCATTTTTGACAAACTGGCCAAAAGCAGCCCTGACCTCCGACCGGCCATTTCCGGCCTGCTGGCGGACGTGTTTGCGCTGAACGACCTGCCGCTGCAAACCAAAGCCGCCGCGCTGTTGCTCAAATACGGCAATCCGCAGGACGGGGAATTGACCGACAAGTTGAAGCTGTACACCCCGCAGATGCTGGGCACGGTGGCGGCGGAGCTGAGAGCGTTTCTGACGCCCGAAAGCCCCGAGCCGGTCGCGCCGGTCACTTACGCGTACGCCCCGCCGAAGCCGGTGCGGCGGCTATTGCCGGAGAACGAAGTGAAACTGGCGGAGACGTGGAATGACTTCTTGTTTCTGATGGGTCGCTTTTTCACTACAGACGCCCCCCTCGATTTTGAATTGATTCTGAACACTCTGCTTCAATTGCCAGCCGAAAGGCCGGAGGCGTACCGGGAAGATTTGAAAGTTTATGAAACCAACCTTCGCAAAACGTTCTTTCCATCGGTTACCAAACAGTTAATGAAAGAGTACCTACTGCACTGGCTCTCCACCAGTCAGACACCTTTCAATTCTTCCGTTAATGCCTATCTGTACAGTTTCCGGGCGCTGGGCCATCGGCTTCAGCACTTAGACAAAAAGATTGTAAACGGATCGACGCTTCCCCTGCTGAGCCTACCTACACATGCGCCCTGCTGGATCAGGCCCCGCACATTGCTGGAGCGGCTGCTTGATTACCAAAACGCCCTCGAAACTGTAAATCCGCTTGATTTTGCTCTTGCGATTACGCGTCTCGTGCGGGAAGAAGTGGAGGATGCCCTTCCGCTTTGTGAACGCCTTAACAATGAACTACAGGCGCTCATGCGGTACTGCCTCGGACAGCTTACTGACATCCCACTGCCTACCTCCACCTTAGGCCAACGGCTTCTTGCTGCTTTTCAGCGAGCAAATCCGTTGTCAGACCTTCAGGCGATATGGGCTGTAGCCGCCCGAACCTTTGACCAAGACGGAAGGTTTGCGGTCTTTTCCAATACCGATTTTGCTAATTCACCTTTCGTACAAGCTCCCTTTATACCCGTTTATCGCCACCAGACAAGCACCACATCCTGGCAAAATACGGTATATACCCACCATGTGCTACAGGTAGAAATGCCACAACATAGTCGTTTCAACGCCGCACTTCTATACAGCAACGACCTGACAGGTTCCCAACATAATTCATACTATGCCAACCTCCCATTGGTAGATATTTTCTACTGGCACAGTCTTATTCCTCATCAGCCTGAGCCGTTGTTCACCTTTATAGCAAAAATTGGCGCTGTTAATGCTTCCGAAGAGGCTCCCGTTTTGGCTGCTACCCTCAGGTTGATGATCCTGCCCGGTTTTCAATTCCGGGAAATGTCCGGGCTGGTGCTGGCCTGTGGTTTGCTGGCGAAACAGAAAGAAACCACCGCACTGGGGGCCGAAGTCCTGATTCACCATTTTGAACAGCAAACCCTCGACGCTTACCGCCTCGGCGACCGGCTCGGCTGGTTGCTGGCCGGAAACTACGCCCCGGTGCAGCGCCTCGTGGATGCGCTGGCGTTGGTGAAAGACGTCAGCCCGCGGCACAACAAAGCCCTACTGATCACGCTGGAAGCCCTGTTGGGCCACTTCGCCGCGCTGGCGGACTTGCCCAAAAACACGAAGAAACTGCTGGAACTTTACTTTGATTTACTCGTCAAACTGGCCGAAAGCCCGTCTTCCGAAACGGCCGCTCTGCTGCGAAACTGGCAGTCGGCCGGGGCGGTGAAGAAGGTTTGTACGGACATTTTGAGAAGACTAGCGACGGAGTAA
- a CDS encoding GyrI-like domain-containing protein has product MPLQTPRFETLPPTGMVGIRIRTTLADNQTSVLWRQFMPRRNEIGNPVGTDLYSVEVYDADLDFARFTPETPFEKWAAVRVTDAPQVPEGMETFTIPEGLYAVFVHKGPWRTFPQTFGYIFGTWLPASDYTLDNRPHFEIMQEGYDPNREDSEEEIWIPVRPKIG; this is encoded by the coding sequence ATGCCCCTGCAAACACCCCGCTTCGAAACCTTACCGCCCACCGGAATGGTCGGCATCCGAATCCGCACGACCCTCGCCGACAACCAGACCTCCGTTCTCTGGCGGCAATTCATGCCCCGCCGGAACGAAATCGGCAACCCGGTCGGTACGGATTTGTATTCCGTGGAAGTGTACGACGCGGATCTGGATTTTGCCCGCTTCACGCCCGAAACGCCTTTCGAAAAATGGGCGGCCGTTCGGGTGACGGATGCGCCGCAGGTGCCGGAGGGGATGGAGACATTTACCATTCCGGAAGGGCTGTACGCGGTTTTTGTGCACAAAGGCCCGTGGCGTACGTTCCCGCAGACGTTCGGCTACATTTTTGGCACCTGGCTGCCCGCTTCTGACTACACGCTGGACAATCGGCCCCATTTCGAAATCATGCAGGAAGGCTATGACCCGAACCGGGAAGATTCGGAAGAAGAAATCTGGATTCCCGTTCGACCGAAAATTGGGTAG
- a CDS encoding MFS transporter: MNVSLDGAPFSKRRLFRQNLTTFFTNPRARAVGLVFSSDSLLFGSWVAHIPFIKEKLQLSNEQLGLALFAMPVGLILMNPLTGWLVGRLGQARACLLSALVLCLAICVPINAPNVYVMAAGLFVVGLSGALLNVAMNTCATDVEKADGISIMASCHGMWSLGGMIGSGLAGLAIALKISPSVHMAGMALGVLALTLAVRPVIRSIPTIPAESTTSFVRPNLALLIMIIIGLAVSMGEGVALDWSAVYLREVADASRQVAALGFGCFSLAMTAGRFMGDAIIPRYGGQRLLLWGALLATAGLVLAIAVPIPVAVLLGFLLLGAGSSLGAPILYAASMRVPGIPAAAGLATFATFSFIGFLAGPPVIGFVAGQWGLSWGLGVVALLLLASALLTKKVKL, translated from the coding sequence ATGAATGTATCCCTTGACGGAGCGCCGTTCAGCAAGCGTCGGTTATTCCGGCAAAACCTGACCACGTTTTTCACCAATCCACGGGCCCGGGCGGTCGGTCTGGTCTTTTCGTCGGACAGCCTCCTGTTTGGAAGCTGGGTGGCCCATATTCCGTTTATCAAAGAAAAACTACAGCTTTCGAACGAGCAGTTGGGTCTGGCCCTGTTTGCCATGCCGGTCGGACTGATCTTGATGAACCCGCTGACGGGCTGGCTGGTCGGACGGCTGGGGCAGGCCCGCGCCTGCCTGCTGAGCGCCCTGGTGCTGTGTCTGGCGATTTGCGTCCCCATCAACGCGCCCAACGTTTATGTCATGGCTGCCGGGCTTTTTGTGGTCGGTCTGTCGGGGGCGCTGCTCAACGTGGCGATGAATACCTGCGCGACGGACGTGGAGAAAGCCGATGGCATTTCGATCATGGCCTCCTGCCACGGCATGTGGAGTCTGGGCGGCATGATTGGCTCGGGACTGGCCGGGCTGGCCATTGCCCTCAAAATTTCGCCCTCGGTTCACATGGCCGGGATGGCGCTCGGCGTGCTGGCCCTGACGCTGGCGGTCCGGCCGGTCATCCGGTCGATTCCTACTATTCCGGCCGAAAGCACGACCTCTTTTGTCCGGCCGAATCTGGCGCTGCTGATCATGATTATCATCGGTCTGGCCGTTTCTATGGGCGAAGGCGTGGCGCTGGACTGGAGTGCCGTGTACCTCCGGGAAGTCGCCGACGCTTCGCGGCAGGTGGCGGCGCTGGGCTTTGGCTGTTTCTCGCTGGCCATGACCGCCGGGCGATTTATGGGCGACGCCATCATCCCGCGCTACGGCGGACAGCGGCTGCTGCTCTGGGGCGCGCTGCTGGCAACGGCCGGGCTGGTGCTGGCCATTGCGGTGCCCATTCCCGTAGCCGTTCTGCTGGGCTTTCTGTTGCTGGGTGCCGGTAGTTCGCTGGGCGCCCCGATTCTGTACGCCGCGTCCATGCGGGTGCCGGGGATTCCGGCCGCGGCCGGGCTGGCGACCTTCGCCACGTTCAGCTTCATCGGATTTCTGGCGGGTCCGCCGGTCATCGGTTTTGTCGCCGGGCAATGGGGCCTGAGCTGGGGCCTCGGCGTCGTGGCCCTCCTCCTGCTCGCCTCCGCCCTCCTGACGAAAAAAGTAAAGCTGTAA